A single genomic interval of Pomacea canaliculata isolate SZHN2017 linkage group LG5, ASM307304v1, whole genome shotgun sequence harbors:
- the LOC112564176 gene encoding uncharacterized protein LOC112564176 — translation MTTSATAKHSSPSRNKKRSIGSFAKVLSIFVLQSSCEKEVTMAADLLGIAFIPYYNHLMNLLKTNPELRKTAKGIFKQVAWAAGCTAVGGIVGGPVGAMAGGLVGSFLGYRLSSDYDSLITVLQELTDDEKADLVKKVQELVGSTTIEALTRFIGCQVQRENLLNLLRSAAQDLKGG, via the exons ATGACAACATCTGCTACAGCAAAGCACTCTTCTCCGTCGAGAAACAAGAAAAGGTCGATCGGAAGTTTCGCTAAGGTGCTTTCGATTTTCGTGCTTCAGTCATCTTGTGAAAA AGAAGTAACGATGGCAGCTGACTTGCTGGGGATAGCATTCATACCCTATTACAATCATCTGATGAATTTACTAAAGACAAACCCAGAGTTGAGGAAAACAGCAAAAG GTATATTCAAACAAGTAGCATGGGCTGCTGGATGTACAGCAGTTGGAGGCATTGTAGGAGGACCCGTTGGTGCTATGGCTGGTGGTTTAGTAG gGTCATTTTTGGGTTACAGACTCAGCAGTGACTATGACTCACTTATAACAGTTTTACAAGAATTAACAGATGATGAGAAAGCAGACCTTGTCAAGAAGGTTCAGGAACTGGTTGGCAGTACAACAATTGAAGCATTAACACGATTTATTGGTTGTCAG GTTCAAAGAGAGAATCTTCTCAACCTACTTCGTTCAGCTGCACAAGACCTCAAGGGAGGATAA
- the LOC112563492 gene encoding uncharacterized protein LOC112563492 isoform X4: MCWPYELAGLSKCCCKSYGGCNNKLWVPYSVVKQWAYIRGLQLQEKQLPSLTTVNKIYLLLIYHQPDIKMQQRSHESSDVKSLINELSLRIGEARERKDVAGQLTIQSCPGNSENGVKNATDRYNQAFPPLSEISIKTQTACSLDTKHSVWYSRTPLTCKPAKETSQKNESSKVTQTAEMSPKNGLLHKRSNRPPCKGKENELLPGKGEQKRKISQSMKKEHVWQTQGRKSVENYKSSVHDHLCCTSYESFCRKAEQDLMSFLYSKPKFSPKHSLQPLGQKEDKSWYAVPVDSLLMLTKSQHRLYRRGECYSHSSPDSPINWPSNQMGNEYNPLSDQADGISLVKQNIPDIGKEHQLRCNNFESEWFERTGELDVKVVPTTTIKASVDEGHQLEEHTKQLLADIGQQLGKCTGSYQYGANLYVGMEDDAVFKQLRAASEPTPCSRHMFTHQTSHERSDQTMPSIFADDKTDLVGRYLGITSPYLPTDSASSDEDHSNILVKTDVFEQLDSSCRLNTSGRNGMDVSVHPDDADIESVDGTFLGSDYICNNTKQGFNPCIEVDVAKQHSLSADSGDTLACSVNSASQTFCFSLSPGPNLDHQHLLNSTTSFSSKGSNACIASESNGGLFGFDVLNHALPSFSSPYIVQPVQSSPLTDIIKPVYSEKHQHPFSFSCLGCLNLNYCMWIQRCRGFGGDAMHFWTSCASGCLYIPELGPAITQCVHDHCYTVREMSPDKETWTEPPTVSSISQEKQEQMKFLISVGNIIFSQNPTVLDQAQEKIEDFHSFSIYCKGCVSMTMYEMSVRGQTVEWGEVQSFLSSCISGCFSVEDQMSVCTQNQNQLLRQLSSKTPTAVNSFCSEGTDAVLLSFDSKENVNNQEAHLPRTELLQDGADHQQISQDLHLTSSDPFFVQDVYNASGHTPDKIFSPTKTFHPSPFCLKPFDLNSCDIRIGKESFPVGNRETASSNECSFCAVFQQEPEDSLIAFIRQPEEAATNNNFLHYFPYPAFRHSSQASSGSTRDHSPEVWKDPRMCLPAVENSIPVIHSSDNSQRYGTLDCMISNQDIVEGSNNRVLETGWGAFGEALACPVATFAESESQGSTDVQGCNHSCPASQSCEACTLYIDSLVTGYSSDSLPELSNQKQHSSCHEWKPSVWHTSDKLQSRQHEHLNKSRHVYSPLNCVENQDKQLVPETLYSEMFQWMCTQLQSQNSTADSKQDHNVPKLGSFSHLTPRNTWEKMGCLSHLGSDDVWEKPACFSQSEGTLENPEWSFSPKGQMKNMKSKKCKEADDMLQTNSCNLAHPWQEIYRISSHFHQRCISDSSLVLPSENSAFRACTRAHSTPALTHDSPFSIGAPPEILVGKKHDKSASLPLSVPLDVIVGAKQKINLPVYQKLKERAEARGHHFLPIRDDSKSNSRAAEEEISVAAPGDIFGVPPPIEPPPCRHQYHSSHAKHSCKGACCCPTFFYSGSDKTTQTYENHAGNEQALYNQHGHLDSGDESRLPAFRSICSVEAGEDCEVRPATKKYEEKDWKMLQDVPDEEELLEAILSGRQASYMASLREDNYHHHVASHSLDTGGDQIAVFEFSQESAQSGGLPYPEQAVYLAEVEEELLNSAAELASTRSRRRLCKKPPKGSGYYNKPCSFYLEGQCYRADCKFSHDTSSITCRFWEEGQCFKGDLCPFRHGYLREDTGATRKQRGSDIQFELKKDDFPALTSRNKDIRDHSAPPSRRKKGVRKPVVRHQPRGN, encoded by the exons GTATAATCAAGCTTTTCCACCACTCTCAGAAATTAGCATCAAAACTCAGACTGCTTGTAGCTTGGATACTAAACATAGTGTTTGGTACTCTAGAACACCGCTGACATGCAAGCCTGCAAAGGaaacatcacagaaaaatgaaagttcaAAGGTAACACAAACTGCAGAGATGTCCCCTAAGAATGGCCTGCTGCACAAAAGATCCAACAGACCACCCTGTAAAGGTAAAGAAAATGAACTGCTGCCAGGAAAAGGTGAGCAGAAAAGGAAAATCTCACAGTCCATGAAAAAGGAGCATGTATGGCAAACACAAGGCAGAAAGTCTGTAGAAAACTATAAATCTTCCGTCCATGATCATCTTTGCTGTACTTCATATGAGAGCTTCTGTAGGAAAGCAGAACAAGATCTGATGAGTTTCCTGTACAGTAAGCCCAAGTTTTCACCTAAGCATTCACTCCAGCCTCTTGggcaaaaagaagacaaaagctGGTACGCAGTACCAGTGGATAGTCTTCTTATGTTGACAAAATCCCAGCATCGTTTGTACAGAAGAGGTGAATGTTATTCTCATAGCAGTCCAGACTCTCCTATAAATTGGCCTTCAAATCAGATGGGCAATGAATATAATCCATTGAGTGATCAGGCAGATGGAATATCATTAGTGAAACAAAACATCCCTGACATTGGCAAAGAGCATCAACTGCGCTGCAATAATTTCGAAAGTGAATGGTTTGAAAGGACTGGAGAATTAGATGTGAAGGTAGTTCCAACAACAACGATTAAAGCTTCAGTGGATGAAGGTCATCAGCTGGAGGAACATACTAAGCAGTTGTTAGCAGATATTGGTCAGCAACTGGGGAAATGTACAGGCAGTTACCAATATGGAGCAAATCTATATGTTGGAATGGAAGATGATGCCGTTTTTAAACAACTACGAGCAGCTTCAGAACCAACTCCATGCAGCAGGCATATGTTCACCCATCAGACGAGTCATGAGAGATCTGATCAGACCATGCCTTCCATTTTTGCAGATGATAAAACAGATTTGGTTGGCAGGTATCTTGGCATTACTAGCCCTTATCTCCCAACAGATTCTGCATCTTCTGATGAGGATCACAGCAACATACTGGTTAAAACTGATGTATTTGAACAACTTGATTCATCTTGCAGGTTGAATACATCTGGCAGAAATGGCATGGATGTGTCAGTACATCCAGATGATGCTGATATAGAATCTGTAGATGGGACATTTTTGGGTTCAGATTACATCTGCAACAATACAAAGCAAGGGTTTAATCCATGTATTGAAGTAGATGTTGCTAAGCAGCACAGCTTGTCTGCAGATAGTGGAGACACTTTGGCATGTTCTGTGAATTCTGCCAGTCAAACGTTTTGCTTTAGTTTATCTCCAGGTCCTAACTTGGACCACCAACATTTACTAAACAGCACCACATCATTTTCATCTAAAGGTTCTAATGCTTGCATAGCCTCTGAGAGTAATGGAGGCTTGTTTggatttgatgttttaaatCATGCATTGCCCTCCTTTTCATCACCTTACATTGTTCAGCCAGTACAGTCAAGCCCACTAACAGACATCATTAAACCAGTTTATTCAGAAAAACATCAACACCCCTTCAGCTTCTCCTGTCTTGGATGCCTGAATTTGAACTACTGCATGTGGATACAGAGGTGCAGGGGTTTTGGTGGAGATGCAATGCACTTTTGGACCTCCTGTGCTTCAGGGTGCCTATACATTCCAGAACTTGGTCCTGCAATTACACAGTGTGTACATGACCATTGTTACACAGTCAGAGAAATGTCACCAGACAAGGAGACCTGGACTGAACCACCTACAGTCAGTAGCATAAGTCAAGAAAAGCAGGAGCAAATGAAGTTTTTGATAAGTGTTGGCAACataattttttctcaaaatCCTACAGTACTAGATCAGGCACAGGAAAAAATTGAAGACTTTCATTCATTCAGCATTTACTGCAAAGGTTGTGTGAGTATGACTATGTATGAAATGTCAGTCCGTGGGCAAACAGTTGAATGGGGTGAGGTCCAGtcatttttatcatcttgtATATCTGGGTGCTTTTCAGTGGAAGACCAAATGTCTGTCTGCACTCAAAATCAAAACCAGTTGCTGAGGCAACTTTCCTCCAAAACACCAACTGCTGTGAACAGTTTTTGTTCAGAAGGGACAGATGCAGTTTTGCTTAGTTTTGACTCAAAGGAAAATGTGAATAATCAAGAAGCACATTTACCTAGGACAGAGCTGCTACAAGATGGTGCAGATCACCAGCAGATTTCACAAGATTTGCATCTTACATCTTCTGATCCATTTTTTGTGCAGGATGTTTACAATGCCTCTGGACACACACCAGACAAAATCTTTTCCCCTACTAAAACATTTCATCCAAGTCCATTTTGCTTAAAGCCATTTGATCTCAATTCATGCGATATCAGAATAGGCAAAGAATCATTTCCAGTAGGAAATCGTGAAACTGCATCATCAAATGAATGTTCCTTTTGTGCGGTGTTCCAGCAAGAACCGGAAGACAGTTTAATAGCTTTTATCAGACAGCCAGAGGAAGCTGCCACCAACAAcaattttttgcattattttcctTACCCTGCATTTAGACATTCTTCGCAAGCTTCCTCGGGCAGCACCAGAGATCACAGCCCAGAAGTATGGAAAGATCCACGAATGTGTCTTCCTGCAGTAGAAAATAGTATACCTGTAATCCATTCCTCTGACAATTCTCAGAGGTATGGTACGCTAGATTGCATGATATCCAACCAAGACATTGTGGAAGGCAGTAATAATCGTGTTCTTGAAACAGGATGGGGAGCTTTTGGAGAAGCCCTCGCATGTCCAGTTGCTACCTTTGCAGAGTCTGAAAGCCAGGGAAGCACTGATGTACAGGGTTGTAACCATTCTTGTCCTGCCTCGCAGTCTTGTGAAGCATGTACATTGTATATAGACTCTCTTGTCACGGGGTATTCATCGGATAGTCTTCCAGAATTATCTAATCAGAAGCAGCATAGTTCCTGCCATGAGTGGAAACCATCTGTCTGGCACACATCGGACAAACTACAGAGCAGACAGCATGAACATCTGAATAAGTCACGACATGTTTATTCACCCCTAAACTGTGTAGAAAATCAAGATAAACAGTTAGTTCCTGAAACTTTATATAGTGAAATGTTCCAGTGGATGTGTACACAACTGCAGTCACAAAACAGTACAGCAGATTCAAAGCAGGACCATAATGTACCAAAGTTAGGAAGTTTTTCTCACCTAACACCAAGAAATACATGGGAAAAGATGGGATGTCTGTCACATTTAGGGTCAGATGATGTGTGGGAAAAACCAGCATGTTTTTCTCAATCGGAAGGTACGCTGGAAAATCCAGAGTGGAGTTTTAGTCCAAAAGGACAGATGAAGAACATGAAATCAAAGAAGTGCAAGGAGGCAGATGATATGCTTCAAACAAATTCATGTAATTTAGCACATCCATGGCAGGAGATATATAGaatttcatctcattttcatCAGCGATGCATCTCTGACAGCAGTCTTGTTCTGCCTTCTGAAAACTCTGCCTTCAGGGCTTGTACCCGAGCCCACAGCACTCCAGCCCTCACCCATGATTCCCCTTTCAGTATTGGGGCCCCACCAGAAATCCTTGTGGGTAAGAAGCATGACAAGAGTGCATCTTTACCCCTCAGTGTACCCCTTGATGTCATTGTTGGtgctaaacagaaaataaatctgcCAGTCTATCAAAAGCTTAAGGAGAGGGCCGAGGCTCGAGGTCACCATTTTCTTCCCATTCGGGATGACTCCAAATCAAACAGTAGAGCTGCTGAGGAGGAGATTTCTGTTGCTGCACCAGGAGATATATTTGGTGTTCCTCCTCCTATAGAGCCCCCACCTTGTCGGCACCAGTATCACTCTTCACATGCCAAGCATTCTTGCAAAGGAGCCTGTTGTTGCCCAACTTTCTTTTACAGTGGCAGTGACAAGACCACACAGACCTATGAAAACCATGCTGGAAATGAGCAAGCCCTCTACAACCAGCATGGTCATCTTGATAGTGGTGACGAGTCACGCCTACCAGCTTTCAGGAGCATTTGTTCTGTGGAGGCAGGTGAAGACTGTGAAGTGAGACctgcaacaaagaaatatgaagagAAGGACTGGAAGATGCTACAAGATGTGCCAGATGAAGAGGAGTTGTTGGAAGCAATATTGAGTGGGAGACAGGCTTCATACATGGCAAGCTTGAGAGAGGACAACTACCACCATCACGTTGCCAGCCATAGCTTGGATACTGGAGGTGACCAGATAGCTGTCTTTGAATTTTCACAG GAGAGTGCACAGTCTGGTGGTCTCCCTTACCCAGAGCAGGCTGTTTACCTCGCAGAGGTGGAAGAGGAGCTCCTTAACAGTGCAGCAGAACTTGCAAGCACCCGATCAAGGCGGCGTCTTTGCAAGAAACCTCCAAAAG GGTCAGGTTACTACAATAAACCCTGCTCCTTCTACCTGGAGGGCCAGTGCTATCGGGCAGATTGCAAGTTCTCACATGACACCTCCTCCATAACCTGTCGCTTTTGGGAAGAAGGACAGTGCTTCAAGGGCGACCTCTGTCCTTTCCGTCATGGCTACCTCAG AGAAGATACAGGAGCAACAAGGAAGCAGCGGGGATCAGATATACAGTTTGAACTGAAGAAGGATGACTTTCCTGCACTGACCAGTAGAAATAAA GATATTCGTGATCACAGTGCTCCTCCATCGCGGAGGAAAAAAGGCGTAAGAAAACCAGTTGTTAGACATCAACCACGTGGAAATTAG